The sequence ccttcatcttcctttgggccaaaCTTGGAATGTCCCGTATTAGAATCAGgccaaatctcttgaattagcccattaagtgcttctttgatattcttagatcttgctttagtaataggcccaactggaacatgaaatggatccttgaatgcttgttgattctcatcattCCCATTCTCTTCAAAAGGATTCATCCTCGAATCGTCACTTAcatcaaaatgagaaaaatcagAAACATTAAATGTAGCACTAATGTTATACTCACCTGGAATATCCAACTTGTATGCATTATCATTGattctctcaaggacttgaaaTGGACCATCCCCTCTAGGATGTAGTTTGGACCGCCTACGGGTTggaaatctttcttttctcatatgCACCCAAACCCAATCACCCGGTTCAAAGAGGACTTGTCGACGACCCTTGTTGGCTTTGGTCGCATattgctcatttttcttttctatatgttTTCATACACTTTCATGGAGTTTCTTCACCATCTCAACCTTCTTTTCACCATCTAAACTAGTAATTTCATTAATTGGTAAAGGTAGAAAATCCAAAGGAGTTAGTGgattaaaaccataaacaatctcaaatggtgaaaaattagtagtAGAATGAATACTTCGATTATATGCAAACTCAATGATTGGCAAACAATCCTCCCAATTTTTCAAGTTCTTCTGAATTATAGTACGTAAAAAAGTAGATAAAGTCATATTTACTACCTCAGTTTGTCCATCCGTTTGGGGGTGACAAGTAGTCGAAAACAATAGTTTAGTTCCCAACTTTTGCCACAAGACTTTCCAAAAATAGCTAAGGAACTTAACATCACGATCAGACACAATACTCTTAGGAACACCATGGAGCCGTACTATCTctctaaagaaaaaattagcAATGTGGGTTGCATCATCAGTTTTATGACAAGATATGAAATGTGTCATCTTAGAAAACCTatcaacaaccacaaaaattgaATCCCTACCATTCCTTGACCTAGGCAAGcctaaaacaaaatccatagAAATATTGACCCAAGGTGCACTAGGTATAGGTAAAGGAGTGTATAATCCATGTGGTAAGACTCTAGATTTGGCCTGTCTACAGGTAATGCATCTAGCACAAGCTCTCTCCACATCACATTTcatctttggaaaaaaaaaatgttcatgtaATACATCTAAAGTCTTCCTTACACCAAAGTGACCCATTAAACCACCTCTATGCGCTTCACGCACAAGCAACTCACGCATAGAACTATTAGGCACACAAAGTCTATTATCTCTAAACAAGTACCCATCTAGTCTATAGAATTTACCAAATGTTGTCTTCTCACATGCTCCATACACACTAGAAAAATCATCGTCATTAGCATACAATTCCTTAACATATTCAAATCCTAATAACTTTGCATTTAAAGTAGAGACAAGAGCATACCTTCTTGCTAATGCATCAGCCACAATATTTTCCTTACCTTGTTTGTATTTGATTACATAAGGGAAGGTCTCAATGAATTTCACCCACTTGGCATGCCTTCTATTCAACTTACCTTGTCCTTTTAAGTGCTTCAAGGACTCATGGTCGGTATGTATAACAAATTCTTTCGGCCAAAGGTAATGTTGCCAAGTCTCCAATGCTCTCACCAGTGCATAAAGCTCCTTGTCATATGTTGGGTAGTTCAAAGTTACCCCATTTAGCTTTTCACTAAAATAGGCTATTGGTCGTTTCTCCTGCATCAAAACAGCTCCAATACCTATTCCGGAGGCATCACACTCAATCtcaaaagttttagaaaaatcagGTAATGCTAATAAAGGAGCACCACATAacctttctttaatttcaataacTGCACGATCTTGCTCACTGTCCCATTTAAAACCCACagattttttaacaatttcagTGAGTGGTGCGGCTAGTATACTAAAATCTTTGACAAATCGGTGATAAAAACTAGCCAAACCATGAAAACTTCTTACCTCAGTGATTGACTTAGGTGTGGGCCATTCCTTGATAGCCTTCACATTTTCCTCATCCACCTCAATTCCTTTCGCACTAACAACATAACCAAGAAATACAACTTTGTCCATGCAAAAAGaacatttctttaaattggcatataatttttcttttctcaaaataGCAAACACACAATGCAAATGATTGATATGCTTATCTAAGTTCTTACTATATACCAAAATACCATCAAAATAAACCACAACAAATCTGCCTATAAACAAACACAATGCATGGTTTATTAACCTCATGAATGTACTTGGTGCATTAGTTAGACCAAAAGGCATTACCAACCACTCATACaatccatatttatttttaaaggaagtTTTCCATTCATCACCCTCTTTCATCCTAATTTGTTAATACCcacttttcaaatcaatttttgtgaaaacacATGATCCATGCAATTCATCCAACATGTCATCTAGCCTAGGAATGGGATGTCTATACTTTACCGTAATGTTGTTGATAGCCCTGAAATCAACACACATCCTCCAAGTTCCATCATTCTTAGGCACAAGCAATATCGGCACCGCGCATGGACTTAAGCTCTCTCTCACATGTCCTTTGGTTAGCAACTCCTCAACTTGCCTTTGAAGTTCCTTTGTCTCCTCCGTATTACTCCTATAGGTTGGTCGGTTAGGAATTGCCGCACCTGGcacaaaatcaatttgatgctCTATTCCTCTAATAGGTGGCAATCCACTAGGCACATCGTTAGGAAACACATCCTCATATTCCTGcaacaaagaaacaacaacaCTAGGCAAAGATTCGTCAAGCTCGTTAGTGTTAAAACATACCTCTTTGTACAAGAGTACAAATATAAGCTGGTTTGTATAAAAAGCATTCTTGACATCACTTGCCTTAGCATAAAAActcctttgtttttttgtttttctctcatttttttcactctctattttcttttcactttttttttttgttttcactttttttttttgttcactcTCTTTTTTCGtttcactctctttctcatcattttttttttaactcttagtgtcataatttttttgcaagtcattctctcttttcaatttcatttgatctTCATACACTTGTCGTGGAGTCAACGGTACAAGAGTAATGGTTTTATTgtcttttacaaaagaatacCTATTCTTGAACCCGTCATGATTGACCTTTCTGTCAAACTGCCAAAGCCTACCTAATAAAATGTGACATGCATGCATTGGAACAATATCACAAAGTACTTCGTCCTTGTACCTCccaattgaaaaagaaaccagCACTTGCTTATTTACCTTAACCTCTCCACAATCATTCAACCACTGTAACTTATATGGTCTAGGGTGTTTCAAGGTaggtaaattcaaattttcaactaaaatagTGTTAGCCACATTAGTACAACTCCCCCCATCAATGATCATACCACATACCTTATTGTTGATGTGGCAtctagtatgaaaaatattctcCCTTTGTTGTTCCATGTCATCCTCTTTAACTTGGGCACTTAAAGCACGCCTAGCCACAAGTGACTCACCCTCCACTAGATACTCCACATTATCGTCACAAGCATCCTTCAGTGATGACATCTGGTTATCATCTTCCTTATTTTCAGTTTCCACCTCTCCATCAACACGTGCGATCATGGTCCTCTTATTTGGGCATTGTGAAGCTATATGACCTACTTCCAAACAACGAAAACATTTAATATCACGATTACAAGTTTGGGATTCATTTTTACCTTTGTTGACATTGGGAGCTTCATCTCTCCTTTTTGGTGGTTCGGTTTTGGACTTGAAAACAACCCCTTCATCTTTCCTCCCATTTGGCCTCCAAGAAGTAAAGAAGCCGAGATTTTGAAATGACCGAGTTCCTTTCCTTTTAAGTTGTCGTTCCACCTTTATTGCCATGTGCACCATGTCCTCCAACTCCACATAGTGTTGTAACTCCACCACGTTGGCAATGTCCCGATTCAACCCATTCAGAAACCTTGCCATAGTAGCTTCCCTATCCTCCTCTACATTAGCCCGAATCATGGCAATCTCCATCTCCTTGTGATAGTCATCTACGCTCCAATAGCCTTGAGT is a genomic window of Vitis riparia cultivar Riparia Gloire de Montpellier isolate 1030 chromosome 1, EGFV_Vit.rip_1.0, whole genome shotgun sequence containing:
- the LOC117920285 gene encoding uncharacterized protein LOC117920285, encoding MSSRGETSNKEGGDESSLLLQTMQQQFERMNVVFNDIRDRMDRQDAVIASLREERTQRAPNARRQGRRARVDDSDDYHEDEFEYEEDRASLNHEGRFAPRGERRGRGFRRAPRWQDGTDRSLGNIKMKIPSFQGKKNPEVYLEWEKKVEFIFECHNYSDEKKVKLVVIKFTDYAVIWWDQLVMNRRINYERPIETWEEMKATMRRRFVPSHYYRDLYKKLQSLTQGYWSVDDYHKEMEIAMIRANVEEDREATMARFLNGLNRDIANVVELQHYVELEDMVHMAIKVERQLKRKGTRSFQNLGFFTSWRPNGRKDEGVVFKSKTEPPKRRDEAPNVNKGKNESQTCNRDIKCFRCLEVGHIASQCPNKRTMIARVDGEVETENKEDDNQMSSLKDACDDNVEYLVEGESLVARRALSAQVKEDDMEQQRENIFHTRCHINNKVCGMIIDGGSCTNVANTILVENLNLPTLKHPRPYKLQWLNDCGEVKVNKQVLVSFSIGRYKDEVLCDIVPMHACHILLGRLWQFDRKEYEDVFPNDVPSGLPPIRGIEHQIDFVPGAAIPNRPTYRSNTEETKELQRQVEELLTKGHVRESLSPCAVPILLVPKNDGTWRMFVFLGYVVSAKGIEVDEENVKAIKEWPTPKSITEVRSFHGLASFYHRFVKDFSILAAPLTEIVKKSVGFKWDSEQDRAVIEIKERLCGAPLLALPDFSKTFEIECDASGIGIGAVLMQEKRPIAYFSEKLNGVTLNYPTYDKELYALVRALETWQHYLWPKEFVIHTDHESLKHLKGQGKLNRRHAKWVKFIETFPYVIKYKQGKENIVADALARRLDGYLFRDNRLCVPNSSMRELLVREAHRGGLMGHFGVRKTLDVLHEHFFFPKMKCDVERACARCITCRQAKSRVLPHGLYTPLPIPSAPWVNISMDFVLGLPRSRNGRDSIFVVVDRFSKMTHFISCHKTDDATHIANFFFREIVRLHGVPKSIVSDRDVKFLSYFWKVLWQKLGTKLLFSTTCHPQTDGQTEVVNMTLSTFLRTIIQKNLKNWEDCLPIIEFAYNRSIHSTTNFSPFEIVYGFNPLTPLDFLPLPIIWVHMRKERFPTRRRSKLHPRGDGPFQVLERINDNAYKLDIPGEYNISATFNVSDFSHFDVSDDSRMNPFEENGNDENQQAFKDPFHVPVGPITKARSKNIKEALNGLIQEIWPDSNTGHSKFGPKEDEGESTKYLIHRKARAHSRKVNPEIAGKAHKS